One genomic window of Cannabis sativa cultivar Pink pepper isolate KNU-18-1 chromosome 2, ASM2916894v1, whole genome shotgun sequence includes the following:
- the LOC115695102 gene encoding uncharacterized protein LOC115695102 codes for MQTRIEQQEEEIRRLRQRDAPVEPPLQPAVAVPAAPPVPAEQHVAGNRMEPLYERFRKQAPPVFLGGPDVVKAEQWLTVIEKILNFMGVAGNDRVACATFQFQEDALIWWEMVSLTRDVTRMTWEEFRELFNAKYYNEAVRSAKRKEFIELVQSESMSVTEYTTKFDRLAKLASGIVPTDFSKKEKYLAGLNAKIRHDLVITTSDTTTYAEMVDKALRAEGAVRFLQETREPSGVGGATTLPMSGPEKESGGSTFEQKKRTFPSSGSSGQVWFGGTSQERLSSPEERGTKARGRTHAPARVFAITQADAAASPSVVAENEEPFVFVGSVQGSRVPRISALKARDLLRDGCVGFLAVVVDSNKPVLLGPEEVNIVKEFLDVFPEELPGLPPQREIDFIIDLIPEAEPVSKAPYRMAPAELKELKIQLQGMLDLGFTRPSVSPWGAPVLFVKKKDGTLRMCIDYRELNKLTIKNKYPLPRIDDLFDQLQGKTVFSKIDLRSGYHQLRIREEDIPKTAFRTRYGHYEFLVMSFGLTNAPAAFMDLMNRVFKDFLDNFVIVFIDDILVYSRSEAEHGQHLRMVLQRLRDHKLYAKFKKCEFWLSQVSFLGHIVGKDGIMVDPGKIEAVKNWPRPKTVTEIRSFLGLADLLERIRMAQLEDSELTKIREDVLAGKAKDFSIADNGMLLFKARGVRRFGKKGKLSPRFIGPFEILEKVGQVAYRLALPPSLSAVHNVFHVSMLRKYVSDPMHVLSYEALELQSDLSYDEQPVQILDKKEKVLRTKTISLVKVLWRNSKVEEATWELESDMRAQHPELFR; via the exons atgcaaactagaattgagcAGCAAGAAGAAGAGATTCGGCGACTCAGGCAACGGGATGCCCCTGTTGAGCCTCCCCTGCAACCGGCTGTTGCAGTTCCTGCAGCCCCTCCGGTGCCAGCTGAGCAACATGTTGCTGGTAACCGCATGGAGCCCTTGTATGAGAGGTTTAGAAAGCAAGCGCCTCCagtatttctgggaggccctgatgtggtAAAAGCTGAGCAGTGGTTGACCGTTATTGAGAAAATactgaactttatgggagtAGCTGGAAATGATAGAGTGGCGTGTGCCACGTTCCAATTTCAAGAGGATGCCCTGATCTGGTGGGAAATGGTATCCCTCACCAGAGATGTAACtagaatgacctgggaagagtttCGAGAATTGTTTaatgccaagtattacaatgaggcagtccgcagtgcaaagcggaaggaaTTTATTGAGTTGGTACAAAGTGAGAGTATGTCagtgaccgagtatactaccaAGTTTGACCGCTTGGCCAAGTTGGCCTCCGGAATTGTACCAacagatttcagcaagaaagaaaagtatttggcTGGGCTGAATGCCAAAATCAGACATGACTTGGTTattacaacaagtgataccacaACCTATGCTGAAATGGTTGATAAGGCTCTTCGAGCTGAAGGAGCAGTTAGATTTTTACAAGAAACTCGAGAGCCTTCTGGTGTTGGTGGAGCTACTACTCTCCCTATGTCGGGTCCTGAGAAAGAGAGTGGGGGTTCTACCTTTGAACAGAAGAAAAGAACTTTTCCATCATCGGGAAGTTCAGGGCAAG TGTGGTTCGGTGGGACATCTCAGGAAAGACTGTCCTCGCCCGAAGAAAGAGGAACCAAAGCACGAGGTCGGACACATGCCCCTGCACGTGTCTTTGCTATTACTCAGGCAGATGCTGCTGCCAGTCCTTCAGTAGTTGCAG AAAATgaggaaccttttgtttttgttggttcggttcaagGCTCTCGTGTCCCTAGAATCTCAGCACTGAAAGCTAGGGATTTATTACGAGATGGATGTGTTGGATTTCTCGCAGTGGTAGTGGATTCCAATAAACCTGTGTTACTTGGGCCAGAAGAGGTTAATATAGTTAAGGAATTCCTGGATGTGTTTCCagaggaattgccgggattaccacctcagcgtGAGATAGATTTCATCATTGATTTAATCCCTGAGGCAGAACCTGTTTCAAAAGCACCCTACCGAATGGCACCTGCTGAATTAAAAGAACTGAAGATACAACTCcaagggatgttggatctagggttcactcggcctagtgtgtcaccttggggagctcctgtgttatttgtgaagaagaaagatggaactcttcggatgtgtatcgattaccgggagctgaataagttaaccatcaaaaataaatatcctctgcccagaattgacgatttgtttgatcaacTCCAGGGGAAGACTGTATTCTCTAAAATTGACTTGAGGTCTGggtatcatcaattgagaattcgagaagaggatatcCCGAAAACAGCTTTTCGAACCAGGTATGGTcactatgaattcctggttatgtcttttgggttaACAAACGCTCCGGCagcttttatggatctcatgaatagggtattcaaggatttcctcgataattttgtaattgtatttatcgatgatattcttgtgtactctcggtcagaagcagaacatgggcaacatcttcgaatggttctgcagcgacttagagatcataaactctatgcaaagttcaaaaagtgtgagttttggctgtcacaagtgtcttttctggggcatattgttggaaaagatggaattatggttgatccaggaaagattgaagcagtgaagaattggcctagacctaaaacagtcactgaaattcgaagttttctcggctTAGCAG atttgttggaaagaatcagaatGGCTCAGTTAGAAGATTCAGAATTGACTAAGATtcgagaagatgtcttagcAGGCAAAGCTAAGGACTTCTCCATTGCTGACAATGGGATGCTGTTGTTTAAGGCACGG GGAGTCAGACGTTTTGGAAAGAAAGGTAAACTGAGCCctaggtttattggaccttttgaaattctgGAAAAGGTTGGGCAAGTTGCTTATCGGTTAGCCCTACCTCCTTCCTTGTCAGCAGtgcataacgtgtttcatgtttccATGCTAAGGAAGTATGTGTCTGATCCGATGCATGTTCTGAGTTACGAAGCATTGGAATTGCAATCTGACTTATCATATgacgaacaaccagtgcaaattTTGGATAAAAAGGAAAAGGTTCTCCGAACCAAGACCATATCATTGGTCAAAGTACtttggaggaacagtaaagtggaggaagccacttgggaattgGAATCTGATATGAGGGCCCAACATCCTGAGTTATTCAGGTAG